A window of Hyalangium ruber contains these coding sequences:
- a CDS encoding imm11 family protein gives MSHRFFRLSDDVNVPHRWHLAMPRDRQGVKVDDGQFRLGLPVSTTGRLRIPVEVAGKPLDYTEAGIMIPVVHVRVASMFSELAPDDAQLIPVDVEGHSDQYLILVATRLIDCIDENASQFDRWTPEEGVLHRIRRYSIMYELHIDKAKVGSAKVLRCEGWTGPLIVSGEIKDALDRMGATGTRLEEV, from the coding sequence ATGTCCCACCGTTTCTTCAGACTCTCCGACGATGTGAACGTCCCGCACCGCTGGCATCTGGCGATGCCCAGGGACCGTCAGGGCGTCAAAGTGGATGACGGGCAGTTCAGGCTTGGGCTTCCCGTCTCCACCACGGGCCGTTTGAGAATCCCCGTCGAGGTTGCGGGCAAGCCGCTGGACTACACGGAGGCCGGCATCATGATCCCGGTGGTCCATGTCCGGGTCGCGTCCATGTTCTCGGAACTGGCCCCGGATGATGCGCAACTCATCCCCGTGGACGTGGAGGGCCACTCGGATCAGTACCTCATCCTCGTGGCCACACGCCTCATCGACTGCATCGACGAAAATGCTTCCCAGTTCGATCGGTGGACGCCCGAGGAGGGAGTGCTTCACAGGATCAGGCGGTATTCCATCATGTACGAACTGCACATCGACAAGGCCAAGGTGGGAAGCGCCAAAGTGTTGCGGTGCGAGGGATGGACCGGCCCGCTGATCGTCTCCGGGGAAATCAAGGACGCATTGGATCGCATGGGCGCCACCGGCACGAGGCTTGAGGAGGTCTAA